Genomic DNA from Trichoderma asperellum chromosome 5, complete sequence:
GGAGATGCCGGCATGGCTGATTAAActgctggaaaagaaaggagccGTCCGGGCAAGTGGTATGGCCCTCCCAAGCAGTTTCATTACAGGCCAAACTTGCTAACGATGCGCTGTAGGTGTAATGCCAGCTCTTAAACACTTGCTTGAGTTAAGCGCGCCCACTGAATATGCATATCTATGCCATCCAGATGCCTTACACGTAGCAAAGCTCAGAAGAGAAGGTAGCTAAAGATCTTCCGCAAATAACAAGCTCTAAAGAGAGGAAATAAGAGTGCGGATTCTCATCAGATAATGGTTCTTTTAGGTGGTTTTTGCGGCTATCGCAACATACAAGTTCTTGCTGCACACATCATCGCGACCGAGACGACGGGGTGGGAGCAGTTTGGAGATGACATCCCGAGCATCTTTCAAATACAAGAGCTGATTGAGACAGCGTGGGATCGCGGGTATAACGCCAGAGGGCGCATTGAGACAGGAGGGATTAGGGGGACACGCAAATACATTGGGACACCTGAGGTATGGACTTTCTCGACGGTTGCCCCTGTGGATGATTTTCCTATGCTCATCATTCGCCCTAGGCTCAAGCTCTTTTTCGCAGCATGGGATTTCCGTGAGTTTGTTCGAGTATActactaatatttttatcGGCCTAACCATGGTGTAGGTGTTCTGTGCAAGCCTTCAGAACCTCCAATGAGCAAGACGGCAATGCTGCAGGCCGCCTATTACAAGCAATTGAAGATTATTTCCAGCAAGGCGCGGCGGATTGTTTAACTCACAAGGTCCGATCTACTCAGCTTCCCCCAATATATCTACAGCGACCCAGTGAGAAACCCACCCTGACAAATTCACACATGTTCATTCGACTAATGAGCCAACCGCAAGGCCACTCTGTTACGATTGTTGGCTTTGAGAAGCTAAAGGACGGCCACGTCCAGCTCCTGGTATTCGACCCCGAGTTCCAGAGTTCTGAGGCTGTCACGAGTCTTGCGACCAAGGCTACTCTCCGTAGACAGGCGAAGATAAACAGACTTTTAGAGCCATATCGCCGCAGCGATGCCCACCTAGAGCGCTTTAAGGAATTTGAAGTTCTATAGTAAGGGAAAATCCCGCCTtttgaacaaagaaaaaatgagcTAACCGGCTAGTTTAACGAATAAAAGAGCGTAATAGACTCATATTGTAGAAATCTTAATAAATTCGTACAAAGGACGAATTAAAGAGCTActgtaatttaaaaaaaaaaaaaaaaaaaaaaaaaaaaaaaaaaaaaaaaagaaaagaaagtatacCTACATTTCATTAGTTGCATTAATACCTATTACATAATTCCAAAATTCGCATTATTCGTctaaatatttcttttgaAATGCTTCGTAGAAAAGCTGGTCGTCTTACCTATTACGCAGGAATATAGCAATCGGCTTGCGCGCTTTCTGCCTCTCACCTTGATCGTTTCCATGATCCATTGTCTCTTGTTCTGGACCAAGGCAAGTTGCCAGCCTCTGACATGTGCAAGATGGCTGCACCAGACCTAGACGACTCGCTCAAGAATTTAATCAACACTTATAACGAACTCAATTCTCACAGTGTGGAGGAGCTCTTTTCAGAGCCAAGTCCACTGGAGTTCATGCGCTATGTGGCTCGCAACACGCCCTTTGTGATACGAGGAGGAGCCTCCCACTGGAAGGCGACTCAAAATTGGAACTCAACCTATCTGAAATCAGCTCTTGACGGCCAGTTTGTCAATGTCGCTGTCACTCCTTTTGGGTAAGAACGAAGCTCCTGATATAAATTTATTCCAAACataaaaagcagaagaaaggGGGGGTTTTCCCAAATCATGGATATATAAGTAACTTCTCGTCGTAGCAATGCTGATGCTCCAACATTCTCCCCCGAGCATCAGGCAACCGTAATTTCAAAGCCTCATGAAGAGATTCAGCTGTTCAGTGATTTTTTTACCTATGTCACTCAGCAAGAGACAGACCCAGCGTTTCCAAGCGACTCCGAAGTGAGATACGCTCAAACTCGTGAGATGCAGATTCTTCTCCCCCGACACGCCATTGCTACCACTTCGCTTGAATTATTAGCTGACAGAGCTTGTAATAAGAAAATGATAATCTCAGGGACGAGTATCTAACTCTGTATTACGATGCCCAAAAGGATATTCCCTTTGCGCGTATAGCTCTTGAAAAAGAGCCAGATGCCATCAATCTATGGATTGGAAACTCGAGGTCTACTACGGCCATGCATAAGGATAACTTTGAAAACATCTTTGTGCAGATCGTTGGCAGGAAACACTTTGTCTTGCTACCTCCGCTGTTCCATGCTTGCGTTAACGAGAGGCCTGTTCTCCCGGCAACGTACATCCGACAGGGCGATGGCTTCGCTCTTCGTCTCGATCCTGATTCTCAGCCGGTGCCGTTGGCGACCTGGGACCCGGACGATCCCGAAACGAATCCTACCTCCACGTCTCCTTTGGCGAAGCCCCTTTATGTGACGCTAAACCCTGGAGATATGCTATATCTTCCTGCTATGTGGTGAGTTTAATCAGTTACGACTCATTAGAGCATCTTTTATTCCCCTGATTctgaatgaagaagaaaaggcgaTACAGCAGAAATTATGTAGACCATATAACCAGTATTCTTATTCTTACTAATATCTACTTCAAGGTATCATAAAGTTAAGCAGTCGTGTATCAGTGGTGGTGAAGGATTTGTTTTAGCTATCAACTATTGGTAAGTCTCAaagacatatatatatacgtataCGTGTGTTTGCGAGTTATAAACATTGCTCTCTAACTCTCTAACTTCTATATTAGGTATGATATGGACTTTAGCGGCCCCCTGTATCCAATGACTTCGTTCCTTCGGGAACTTGGAACCATCAAGCAGTCTATGTGTCGCGCAGATGGGTCAACGCATCGAGTCTAAATTCTCTCCCGAGTTAATATATACGGTCAAACGCTGccccttttatttcttcctcttttggATCCTCTTTTGCGCTCTCAGCTCCTTCTTCATTCTGGCATCAACAATTCTATACCGTCCCTTTACACCCTTAGGCCTGCCTTGAATACCCTTGTTCAATCCCTTGGCGACGACAAGCTTGGCTGGCTGCCGAGGCTTTTGTTTGCTAGCTTTGCTGATAAGTTTGGATATGCTCTccgccttctccttctcagtCATTCCCTCATCAGCCGCAAGCATGTccgacttcttcttcagcttctcgaaTCTCTGGGCTGTCTTGAACTTCTTTCGAGCCTTTGCCTCTCGCACTTTCTTGATTGGTCGGGCGTTGAAGGCTCtcagcttctccttgatcgccgtggcggcggcctttGTAATTGGCTTTTGAGGCTTGTCATGTTTACCTTCATCATCGATAAACCACTCCGGCAGGCCATCTCTATCTCGGAAGGCGCGCTTATTGAACCCATCGTCGATTGCATCATGGGTTGTCTTCTGCCCCGTGGCAAGCTGGTGCGCAAGCGTCATTGCTTCGGCCGTGATAATATCGATGTCTTGCCAAGTTAGCTGCATTGTTCCACTGCTGCAgtgctattttatttaacgATAGGATAGCGGTATAAAAACTTACCAAGTCTTCCATCCGATCGtcgtttctctttttcctcccAATCATCGTTCTCCGCTTTCACGACTTCGAATCCGTTTTCATCCATTgattcatcgtcgtcacTCGCGACACCATTTTGAGTCTCAGACTGCGTTGCTTTCTCTGTGGGCAGAGCCTGCTGACGTGTCTTCGTACCAGGTGCTCGAACTGTCGTATCATTGTCCCCCAA
This window encodes:
- a CDS encoding uncharacterized protein (EggNog:ENOG41~MEROPS:MER1108685) — its product is MEIIERHEISAASNDAPESRVSSPIERQRTGSTSRSGRLFSASLIPGQTKRGAFKPAWKRLLPGHSLRTKRASAVRGKTEAPLDSSDSPNSHQGTSESSRLGTLQLGKYAHEEEMPAWLIKLLEKKGAVRASGVMPALKHLLELSAPTEYAYLCHPDALHVAKLRREGGFCGYRNIQVLAAHIIATETTGWEQFGDDIPSIFQIQELIETAWDRGYNARGRIETGGIRGTRKYIGTPEAQALFRSMGFPCSVQAFRTSNEQDGNAAGRLLQAIEDYFQQGAADCLTHKVRSTQLPPIYLQRPSHSVTIVGFEKLKDGHVQLLVFDPEFQSSEAVTSLATKATLRRQAKINRLLEPYRRSDAHLERFKEFEVLYLTNKRA
- a CDS encoding uncharacterized protein (EggNog:ENOG41~MEROPS:MER1108685) yields the protein MPAWLIKLLEKKGAVRASGVMPALKHLLELSAPTEYAYLCHPDALHVAKLRREGGFCGYRNIQVLAAHIIATETTGWEQFGDDIPSIFQIQELIETAWDRGYNARGRIETGGIRGTRKYIGTPEAQALFRSMGFPCSVQAFRTSNEQDGNAAGRLLQAIEDYFQQGAADCLTHKVRSTQLPPIYLQRPSHSVTIVGFEKLKDGHVQLLVFDPEFQSSEAVTSLATKATLRRQAKINRLLEPYRRSDAHLERFKEFEVLYLTNKRA